Proteins from one Ipomoea triloba cultivar NCNSP0323 chromosome 1, ASM357664v1 genomic window:
- the LOC116028511 gene encoding protein NRT1/ PTR FAMILY 4.5-like: MEENTKPDYNSISGWKVKGKGGFRASCFIYGFGAMDNMGFVANMVSMVLYFMLKMHFDLSGSANTLTNFMGSSFLLSIVGGLISDTLLTRFHTCLIFGMLEILGLILMTIQARFESLQAEACGKSSCVEGGIALLFYVSLCVLALGTGGVRGALPALGADQFDQKDPTESKALGSYFNYMLLTSTTGAAFGVTLVVWVSTNKGWWLGFLISTIGTIFGFVFLAAGCPFYRLQSPGDSPILRIIQVIVVSIKNRKLKLPENPSTELYEVNDKGTVSTETKVAHTDQFRFLDKAAIPPKNSEPTPWTVCTVTQVEEVKVLTRMLPIIGSTIIMNTCLAQLQTFSVQQGYRMNRLLGSFEVPSSSVPVIPLIFMVILIPLYDRVFVPFAAKLTGRPSGVTQLQRVGVGLVLSAVSMAVAAMVEVKRKQHSLGNPLKPIHVMWLAFQYGIFGVADMFTLVGLLEFYYKEAPAGMRSLSTSFTWISLSFGYFLSSAFVGLINAITKALAPSKKGWLEGQDLDKNNLALFYWFLAILSCFNFANYLYWALWYKYKSPNNPNPKPSSDPDTLPKSLSLSRVPFLKASGDDNPSQNMVKSQSQSTPQ, encoded by the exons ATG GAGGAAAATACTAAGCCAGACTATAATTCCATCAGTGGATGGAAAGTAAAAGGGAAAGGTGGTTTTAGAGCTTCTTGTTTCATATATG GTTTTGGGGCAATGGACAACATGGGGTTTGTAGCAAACATGGTTAGCATGGTGCTGTACTTCATGCTGAAGATGCATTTTGACCTCTCTGGCTCAGCCAACACACTCACAAACTTCATGGGCTCAAGTTTCTTGCTCTCTATTGTTGGTGGCCTCATTTCTGACACTTTGCTCACCAGATTCCACACATGTCTCATATTTGGAATGCTTGAGATACTG GGATTGATATTGATGACAATTCAAGCAAGGTTCGAGAGTTTACAAGCGGAGGCATGTGGGAAGTCAAGCTGTGTAGAGGGGGGCATAGCCCTACTATTTTATGTATCACTTTGTGTGCTGGCACTGGGGACCGGTGGGGTTAGGGGTGCTCTACCAGCTTTGGGTGCTGACCAGTTTGATCAAAAGGATCCCACGGAATCCAAAGCCCTTGGGAGCTACTTCAACTACATGTTGCTAACCAGCACAACTGGGGCAGCTTTTGGAGTCACCCTTGTTGTTTGGGTCAGCACTAATAAAGGTTGGTGGTTGGGTTTTCTCATCTCTACAATCGGAACCATCTTTGGCTTCGTCTTCCTCGCTGCTGGTTGCCCTTTCTATCGCCTTCAATCGCCGGGCGATTCCCCCATCTTAAGAATAATTCAG GTTATTGTTGTGTCCATAAAAAATCGAAAGTTGAAATTACCAGAAAATCCAAGCACTGAATTGTATGAAGTGAACGATAAAGGAACAGTCTCTACAGAAACAAAAGTTGCTCACACTGACCAATTCAG GTTCTTAGACAAGGCTGCAATTCCTCCAAAAAACAGTGAGCCAACCCCATGGACAGTTTGCACTGTGACACAAGTTGAAGAAGTCAAAGTCCTAACAAGAATGTTACCTATTATAGGCAGCACCATAATAATGAACACTTGCCTAGCCCAACTCCAAACCTTTTCAGTCCAACAAGGCTACAGAATGAACCGTTTGCTGGGGTCCTTTGAGGTCCCCTCCTCATCAGTTCCAGTAATCCCTTTGATCTTCATGGTCATCCTCATCCCCCTATACGACCGCGTTTTCGTCCCGTTCGCGGCAAAACTCACCGGCCGACCCTCGGGCGTCACACAGCTGCAACGTGTCGGGGTCGGCCTAGTCCTCTCGGCCGTGTCGATGGCCGTGGCCGCGATGGTGGAGGTCAAGAGGAAACAGCATTCCCTTGGGAACCCATTGAAGCCCATCCATGTGATGTGGCTTGCATTTCAGTATGGGATTTTTGGGGTTGCTGATATGTTCACACTTGTGGGGTTGCTAGAGTTTTATTACAAGGAGGCCCCAGCTGGGATGAGGTCATTGTCCACTTCTTTCACTTGGATCTCACTCTCTTTTGGCTACTTTTTGAGCAGTGCATTTGTGGGTCTTATCAATGCCATTACCAAAGCCCTAGCCCCTAGCAAGAAAGGCTGGCTAGAGGGCCAAGATTTGGACAAGAACAATTTGGCACTTTTCTACTGGTTCTTAGCCATTCTCAGCTGTTTCAACTTTGCAAACTATCTTTATTGGGCATTGTGGTACAAATACAAATCCCCAAACAACCCAAACCCTAAACCATCATCCGATCCAGATACTTTGCCAAAATCACTCTCTCTAAGTAGGGTGCCATTCCTCAAGGCCTCTGGTGATGATAATCCATCTCAAAATATGGTTAAATCTCAATCTCAATCTACTCCCCAGTAA